From Panthera tigris isolate Pti1 chromosome D3, P.tigris_Pti1_mat1.1, whole genome shotgun sequence, one genomic window encodes:
- the LOC102954128 gene encoding cytochrome c oxidase subunit 6A1, mitochondrial, with the protein MAVAAASRFSRLLGRSGAQLGRSMSSGAHGEEGSARMWKALTYFVALPGVGVSMLNVFLKSHHGEHERPEFVAYPHLRIRSKPFPWGDGNHTLFHNSHVNPLPTGYEDE; encoded by the exons ATGGCGGTGGCGGCTGCGTCCCGGTTTTCGCGGCTGCTAGGTCGGTCCGGGGCACAGCTGGGGCGGTCCATGTCGAGTGGCGCCCACGGCGAGGAGGGCTCAG CTCGCATGTGGAAGGCCCTCACCTACTTCGTAGCTCTTCCTGGCGTGGGAGTGAGCATGCTGAACGTCTTCCTGAAGTCGCATCACGGAGAGCACGAGAGACCCGAGTTCGTCGCCTACCCCCATCTCCGCATCAGGTCCAAG CCCTTTCCCTGGGGAGATGGTAATCATACTCTATTCCATAACTCTCACGTGAATCCACTTCCGACCGGCTATGAAGATGAATAA